In Candidatus Tiamatella incendiivivens, a single genomic region encodes these proteins:
- a CDS encoding pyruvate synthase subunit beta, whose translation MSDTTQLPKGQLYKTLFQLPRWEGLVSGHRLCAGCTAGIIVRHLTKVAGPNTVVVNATGCVEVSTTPYPYTSWNIPWIHVAFENAAAVASGVESAIKILKKKGVIDDDYKVIALGGDGGTFDIGFQALSGMLERGHRVMYVLYDNEAYMNTGIQRSGGTPYGAWTTTTPAGKVWRGEWRPKKDMVAIVAAHRVPYVATANPAYTLDMINKFKKGLDALEEGPSFVHVIMPCTTGWRFDPNLGITIARLATETGMWVLYEIDHGNYRVTMPVKKRKPIKEYLKLQGRFRHLTDEEVAVIQKMVDEEVERINKIAGKEVIGPVAS comes from the coding sequence ATGTCGGATACTACACAGCTCCCTAAGGGCCAGCTATATAAGACTTTATTCCAGCTTCCCAGATGGGAAGGATTAGTAAGCGGTCATAGGCTCTGTGCGGGATGTACCGCAGGAATAATAGTTAGACACCTCACGAAAGTTGCAGGGCCAAACACTGTTGTCGTTAACGCCACAGGATGTGTAGAGGTTTCAACGACACCATACCCATATACTAGTTGGAATATCCCATGGATACATGTTGCCTTTGAGAATGCCGCTGCAGTAGCTAGTGGAGTTGAGTCAGCAATCAAGATATTAAAGAAGAAGGGAGTAATTGATGATGACTATAAGGTTATAGCTTTAGGTGGAGACGGTGGGACGTTCGATATAGGATTCCAAGCATTATCAGGTATGCTAGAACGAGGTCATAGAGTAATGTACGTCTTATACGATAATGAGGCATATATGAATACTGGTATACAAAGGAGTGGAGGAACGCCTTATGGAGCGTGGACAACGACTACTCCAGCTGGAAAAGTATGGAGAGGTGAGTGGAGACCAAAGAAGGATATGGTAGCTATCGTAGCTGCTCATAGAGTACCATACGTAGCTACGGCTAATCCTGCTTACACGCTTGACATGATTAACAAGTTTAAGAAGGGATTAGATGCACTTGAAGAAGGACCAAGTTTTGTCCATGTAATAATGCCATGTACAACTGGATGGAGATTCGATCCAAACCTAGGTATAACTATAGCTAGACTAGCTACTGAGACTGGTATGTGGGTACTATACGAGATAGATCATGGAAACTACCGTGTAACAATGCCGGTCAAGAAGAGGAAGCCCATTAAAGAATATCTAAAGCTTCAGGGTAGATTTAGGCATCTAACAGATGAGGAAGTTGCTGTTATACAGAAGATGGTTGACGAGGAAGTTGAGAGGATTAATAAGATTGCCGGGAAAGAAGTTATAGGGCCAGTCGCTTCATAA
- a CDS encoding ferredoxin oxidoreductase gives MTLAFKEESMKGLKKPRPMSTNTAIATAARDLDVDVVSAYPITPQTTVVEKIAEYIANGELDAEMIHVESEHSALSAAIGSAVTGARSFTATASQGLALMHEILHIASGGRVPIVMSVATRALSGPISIWNDHSDVMNARDSGWIIAFVSSAQEAYDTVVQAFKVAEDPDVLLPFMVVYDGYLMSHTMEPVITEDLEKVLAYAPKRSYPYKLDPEKPLTIGTITDPNWYYEFKYQQVEAMKVALEKFRKADKEFGEVFGRNYGLMECIHCDDADAIVVANTSYATTLKYIIRDVREKGMKVGLLRLRLYRPFPVEDFLKAVGSVDTVLVVDRAISYGAPVQGPIATEINSLLHSRGKDTKVISVVAGIGQRAFKDDDARYMFKLALESRKAVPEETIFYGVRK, from the coding sequence GTGACTCTAGCATTCAAAGAAGAATCCATGAAAGGCTTGAAAAAGCCAAGACCTATGAGCACGAACACTGCAATAGCAACAGCTGCTAGGGACCTTGACGTGGATGTAGTTTCAGCGTATCCTATAACTCCTCAGACAACTGTTGTCGAGAAGATAGCAGAGTATATTGCTAATGGAGAGCTTGATGCTGAAATGATACATGTTGAAAGCGAGCATTCTGCTCTTAGTGCTGCTATAGGCTCTGCAGTGACTGGAGCCCGGAGCTTTACAGCAACAGCCAGCCAGGGTCTTGCATTGATGCATGAGATATTACATATAGCTAGCGGTGGAAGAGTTCCAATCGTCATGAGTGTCGCAACAAGAGCGTTAAGCGGGCCGATAAGCATATGGAATGATCACAGTGATGTTATGAATGCTAGGGATTCAGGTTGGATAATTGCTTTCGTAAGCTCTGCACAGGAAGCGTATGATACGGTTGTGCAAGCATTCAAAGTGGCTGAAGATCCAGATGTCCTATTACCTTTCATGGTGGTATATGATGGTTACCTAATGAGCCATACAATGGAACCTGTCATCACGGAAGACCTTGAGAAAGTTCTGGCATATGCCCCTAAGAGGAGTTATCCTTACAAGCTTGACCCTGAGAAACCACTAACTATCGGTACAATTACTGACCCGAACTGGTACTATGAATTCAAATACCAACAAGTTGAAGCAATGAAGGTTGCCTTAGAAAAGTTTAGGAAGGCAGACAAAGAATTTGGAGAGGTTTTCGGTAGGAACTATGGTTTAATGGAGTGCATCCATTGTGATGATGCTGATGCTATAGTCGTTGCGAATACAAGCTATGCTACAACATTAAAGTATATTATAAGGGATGTCAGAGAGAAAGGCATGAAAGTTGGCCTATTAAGACTAAGGCTCTACAGGCCCTTCCCTGTTGAAGACTTCTTAAAGGCTGTGGGATCCGTGGATACTGTCTTAGTTGTAGATAGAGCAATAAGTTATGGAGCACCAGTACAAGGCCCCATTGCTACAGAAATAAACAGTTTACTTCACTCAAGGGGTAAGGACACTAAGGTTATAAGTGTTGTAGCAGGTATAGGGCAGAGGGCGTTCAAGGATGATGATGCAAGATACATGTTCAAGTTAGCACTTGAAAGCCGGAAGGCTGTTCCTGAAGAAACCATATTCTACGGGGTGAGGAAGTAA
- a CDS encoding 4Fe-4S binding protein, translating into MSDLPKYNELPPGGIIPEPANSLKYYTGDWRVERPVIDQDKCVRCRLCWVYCPDNAIREIDEEYTTSKGKTYKLTYIVNYDYCKGCGICAQECPVNAIKMIPEVIEEPGGGEE; encoded by the coding sequence ATGAGTGACTTACCTAAATACAACGAGCTCCCCCCAGGTGGTATAATTCCAGAGCCAGCTAATAGCCTCAAATACTATACTGGAGACTGGAGAGTCGAGAGACCGGTAATAGACCAGGATAAGTGTGTGAGATGTAGGCTTTGCTGGGTGTACTGTCCAGATAATGCCATTAGAGAGATAGATGAAGAATACACTACGAGTAAGGGGAAAACGTACAAACTCACATACATTGTAAACTACGACTACTGTAAGGGATGCGGTATATGTGCACAAGAATGCCCAGTTAATGCTATTAAAATGATACCTGAAGTAATCGAAGAACCAGGAGGTGGTGAAGAGTGA
- a CDS encoding 2-oxoacid:acceptor oxidoreductase family protein encodes MIEIRWHGRGGQGAVTASEAVSAAAILDGKYALAFPEFGAERRGAPVRAYTRISDDPVIPRTPVTTPDILVILDPSLLHPDYTQGLKPNGIVVVNTKIQPKKIAKILKLKPGIKIGVIDATGLAMEILKKPIVNTAMLGALVRATEVVSLENTEKAILNKFTGKIGELNVELIRRAYKETLVSEIKEEVVAQ; translated from the coding sequence ATGATCGAAATAAGATGGCATGGCCGGGGTGGTCAAGGCGCAGTCACAGCGTCAGAAGCAGTCTCGGCTGCAGCCATACTAGACGGTAAATATGCGTTGGCCTTCCCAGAATTCGGAGCGGAACGAAGAGGAGCCCCTGTAAGAGCATACACTAGAATAAGTGATGACCCCGTGATACCTAGAACACCAGTAACAACCCCTGACATTCTAGTGATACTTGATCCAAGCCTTCTTCACCCAGATTACACACAAGGCCTGAAGCCTAATGGAATAGTCGTAGTAAATACCAAGATCCAGCCTAAGAAAATCGCTAAAATACTTAAGCTCAAGCCTGGTATAAAAATAGGAGTAATAGATGCAACCGGTTTAGCTATGGAAATACTCAAGAAACCAATAGTTAACACAGCCATGCTAGGAGCCCTAGTTAGAGCAACTGAAGTAGTTAGCTTGGAGAATACTGAAAAAGCTATTCTAAATAAGTTCACTGGAAAAATAGGGGAGCTTAACGTTGAACTTATACGCAGGGCTTATAAGGAAACCCTTGTAAGTGAAATCAAAGAAGAGGTGGTTGCCCAATGA
- a CDS encoding cren protein, whose amino-acid sequence MDVEKAWVVKVGSLNDLVRVAGSIVLSRNPIYIMRFHYRDLTVYTMLSVIRDYYKYYGVPMAYYYTVKDGGNEHESNYILIKVDEMGEEVILTNKIRHGYAVIPVLDLAEPPPFFPMEVLGGEE is encoded by the coding sequence TTGGATGTAGAGAAGGCGTGGGTTGTTAAGGTAGGCTCCCTCAATGATCTTGTGCGGGTAGCGGGCTCAATAGTCCTATCCAGGAACCCTATATATATTATGAGATTCCATTATAGAGATCTAACTGTTTATACTATGCTCAGTGTGATACGGGATTACTATAAGTATTACGGAGTACCCATGGCCTACTATTACACCGTTAAAGATGGGGGGAATGAACACGAGTCGAATTACATACTCATAAAGGTGGATGAAATGGGAGAAGAGGTAATACTAACTAATAAGATACGTCACGGATACGCGGTTATACCCGTGCTGGATCTTGCAGAGCCTCCCCCGTTCTTCCCCATGGAAGTCCTAGGTGGTGAAGAATGA